The Longimicrobium sp. genome includes a window with the following:
- a CDS encoding TraR/DksA C4-type zinc finger protein, which translates to MTAVQSPLRPEQVDTIRTELLRTLTKLERSLKISGESARPRDLEQDTVGRLSRIDALQTQGLTKTLAERERAQLSHVVDALRRIEEGTYGACNACGGAIPFERLLVFPETRACTTCARAA; encoded by the coding sequence ATGACCGCAGTGCAGAGCCCGCTCCGCCCGGAGCAGGTGGATACCATTCGTACGGAGCTCCTCCGCACGCTCACCAAGCTGGAGCGGAGCCTCAAGATCAGCGGCGAGAGCGCGCGCCCGCGCGACCTGGAGCAGGACACGGTGGGGCGCCTGTCGCGCATCGACGCGCTGCAGACGCAGGGGCTCACCAAGACGCTGGCCGAGCGCGAGCGCGCGCAGCTCTCGCACGTGGTGGACGCGCTGCGCCGCATCGAGGAAGGCACCTACGGCGCGTGCAACGCGTGCGGCGGCGCCATCCCCTTCGAGCGGCTGCTGGTGTTCCCCGAGACGCGCGCCTGCACCACCTGCGCACGCGCGGCCTGA
- a CDS encoding XdhC family protein, with the protein MTEDLAVFEAAEEAARAGRAVVLATIVHCRGSVPRGAGSKMLVDPQRGLTGTVGGGCGEAQVIEAAAVVLESGAPRLLRIDLTEDLFSWSPAVCGGVFDVFIERVTPARLDPVAAGAP; encoded by the coding sequence ATGACCGAAGACCTGGCGGTGTTCGAAGCGGCGGAAGAGGCGGCGCGCGCGGGGCGGGCGGTGGTGCTGGCGACCATCGTCCATTGCCGCGGCTCCGTTCCGCGCGGCGCGGGGAGCAAGATGCTCGTGGACCCCCAGCGCGGGCTCACCGGCACCGTGGGCGGCGGGTGCGGCGAGGCGCAGGTGATCGAGGCCGCCGCCGTGGTGCTGGAGTCCGGCGCCCCGCGGCTCCTGCGCATCGACCTCACCGAGGACCTCTTCTCGTGGAGCCCCGCCGTGTGCGGCGGCGTGTTCGACGTCTTCATCGAGCGGGTGACCCCCGCGCGGCTGGACCCGGTGGCGGCCGGCGCACCTTGA
- a CDS encoding XdhC family protein → MSGRLEVADALHHARRAVAAGPPAVSVVVLESSDGGPAAGERMVVWAAEHAGTLCSAALDAIAVQAARSRLPPSAPAGTEVLEAEGVRCTVYLEPHRPRPELVIVGAGHIARPLCRVGALLGFRVVVLDDRPEFATRERFPEAAEVLRADFADPFRGVPIHAGTHLVLVTRGHKYDFEALRGLLLGPEVPAYVGMVGSRRRVRAALEQLIREGIPHERLAAVHAPIGLDVHAETPEEIAISIAAEMILVRRGGTGIPLRDRERVAERWVGKGPPLDTGG, encoded by the coding sequence GTGAGTGGACGGCTGGAGGTGGCCGACGCGCTCCACCACGCGCGGCGGGCCGTGGCGGCGGGCCCGCCCGCGGTGAGCGTCGTCGTGCTGGAGTCGTCCGATGGAGGCCCCGCCGCGGGCGAGCGGATGGTGGTGTGGGCGGCCGAACACGCCGGCACCCTGTGCTCCGCCGCGCTGGACGCCATCGCCGTCCAGGCCGCGCGCTCGCGCCTCCCCCCCTCCGCGCCCGCGGGGACGGAGGTGCTGGAGGCGGAGGGGGTGCGCTGCACCGTCTACCTGGAGCCGCACCGCCCGCGGCCGGAGCTGGTGATCGTGGGTGCGGGGCACATCGCGCGGCCGCTGTGCAGGGTGGGGGCGCTGCTGGGCTTTCGCGTGGTGGTGCTGGACGACCGCCCGGAGTTCGCCACCCGCGAGCGCTTTCCCGAGGCCGCCGAGGTCCTGCGCGCCGACTTCGCGGACCCGTTCCGCGGCGTGCCCATCCACGCCGGCACGCACCTGGTGCTGGTGACGCGCGGCCACAAGTACGACTTCGAAGCGCTGCGCGGCCTCCTGCTGGGCCCCGAGGTGCCGGCCTACGTGGGAATGGTGGGAAGCCGCCGCCGCGTGCGCGCCGCGCTGGAGCAGCTCATTCGCGAGGGGATCCCGCACGAGCGCCTCGCCGCCGTCCACGCCCCCATCGGCCTCGACGTCCACGCCGAGACCCCCGAGGAGATCGCCATCTCCATCGCCGCCGAGATGATCCTCGTGCGCCGCGGGGGGACGGGCATTCCGCTGCGGGATCGGGAGCGGGTGGCGGAGCGGTGGGTGGGGAAGGGGCCGCCACTGGACACCGGGGGCTGA
- a CDS encoding nucleotidyltransferase family protein encodes MIAGIVLAAGRSRRMGEPKPFLRLGGVTFLERAVHALRDGGCDPVWVVAAAGDERVAEAASALGARVALNPDADSEQLDSLRIGLRALPAEAEAAAVLPVDIPEADAVRAVVDAFRATRASVVVPAREGKHGHPVLFARAAWPELLDAELPDGARTVVHAHAHDRVEVPVAVLPDDVDTPDDLRRLRERTRT; translated from the coding sequence ATGATCGCCGGGATCGTGCTCGCCGCGGGGCGCTCGCGGCGCATGGGGGAGCCCAAGCCCTTCCTCCGCCTGGGCGGGGTCACCTTTCTGGAGCGCGCCGTCCACGCCCTGCGCGACGGCGGCTGCGATCCGGTGTGGGTGGTCGCCGCCGCCGGCGACGAGCGGGTGGCCGAGGCCGCGTCCGCGCTGGGCGCCCGCGTCGCGCTCAACCCGGACGCGGATTCGGAGCAGCTCGACTCGCTGCGCATCGGCCTGCGCGCGCTCCCCGCGGAGGCAGAGGCGGCGGCGGTGCTCCCGGTGGACATTCCCGAGGCGGATGCCGTGCGCGCGGTGGTGGATGCGTTCCGCGCCACCCGTGCGTCCGTGGTCGTACCCGCGAGGGAGGGGAAGCACGGCCACCCGGTGCTCTTTGCGCGCGCCGCGTGGCCCGAGCTGCTCGATGCGGAGCTGCCAGATGGCGCCCGCACGGTCGTCCACGCCCACGCGCACGACCGGGTGGAGGTCCCCGTGGCCGTGCTCCCTGACGACGTGGACACGCCCGACGACCTGCGCCGCCTGCGCGAGCGGACGCGCACGTGA
- a CDS encoding PAS domain S-box protein, translated as MSHEVNAVLDPARLAELHATGLLDSPAEEAFDRLTRLAARLLDTPIALVSLVEADRQFFKSQVGLTAPLSETRETPVSTSYCRHTVAAGETLAIDDARIHPLTAAYYDAIAYLGAPLRTHDGHVLGTLCVVDQRPRAWTTEHAETLEALAASVVAEIRLRRDLQERRAAEQALGRRNGLLELLRAVADDANQAATVEEAVAACLERVCSYTGWPVGHACFVDGAGGLVSGHIWHLDEAERYASFRQASEAARFAAGEGLPGRVLATGEPAWGVDVASDPGFIRASAAAECGLHGAFAFPVQARGKVAAVLEFFTESSREPDAAVLDVMRHVGTQMGRVAERAHAQEGLRQSEERTRRIVESAHDAFVAMDAEGRVTDWNARAEQIFGWTRAEAYGRSLAELIIPPEHGARVERLFREDAKPIVNQRVEVPAIHRAGCTFPVEMTVTPIRVGGSQIYTAFLHDISERKRGQEELRRKEEYFRALIEKASDLITILDVQGMFRYESPAVYELFGYEGEELRGRNAFELIHPDDVQSVLAIFGQILSQPGTSGEVPFRFLHKDGSWRWLGARGTNLLEHPAVGGVVVNSRDITASRAAKEALGESQRMLATLMRNLPGMAYRRRNEGAGWPMEFVSGGATALTGYTPADLVPGGTVSYASLVHPGDAEYVRRQVEAALAEGRPFELEYRILTASGEARWVWEQGLGVRSADGELVALEGFIADVTERKQAEAELVRAKESAEAANRAKSEFLSQMSHELRTPLNSVIGFTNVLRKNKRGALGDQELGFLDRIASNGVHLLGLINDILDLSKVEAGKVEVELAPVALDETVKSIMTELQGAVRDRPIELRAMVPTSLATLQADQVKLKQVLINLVGNALKFTERGSVTLAVTTDAAGRAVRIDVADTGVGIPRDRLTAIFQPFEQAEVGTARRFGGTGLGLAISASLCELMGYRLQVRSEEGVGSVFSVILAPHAPQPDLVPSLVAPAVAVAHAAPAEPVETSFLDEGAADFGGRLVLVIDDEADSRILLAHHTEEMGCRTVTAASGEEGLRLARELRPDLITLDLLMPGMNGWNTLRELQADAELRHIPVVVVSVLAEESRRDLDGAAELVDKPVGRGPLLAALRRALARGVQRALVVDGDPAARTAAADLLRADGVEVRMAAHPRAAMRMLDSFAPDLVLLDTPVSVPDGRELIRALHDRSRRGGVAPPVVVAAMHRREQEAVHAGAGLDACMVPAG; from the coding sequence ATGTCGCATGAAGTGAACGCGGTACTCGACCCCGCGCGCCTCGCCGAGCTGCACGCCACCGGGCTGCTGGACTCGCCCGCCGAGGAAGCCTTCGACCGCCTCACCCGCCTGGCCGCGCGCCTGCTGGACACGCCGATCGCGCTGGTGTCGCTGGTGGAGGCCGACCGGCAGTTCTTCAAGAGCCAGGTGGGGCTGACCGCGCCGCTCTCGGAGACGCGCGAGACGCCCGTCAGCACCTCGTACTGCCGGCACACGGTGGCGGCTGGGGAGACGCTGGCCATCGACGACGCGCGCATCCACCCACTGACGGCGGCGTACTACGACGCGATCGCGTACCTGGGCGCCCCCCTGCGCACCCACGACGGGCACGTGCTGGGCACGTTGTGCGTGGTGGACCAGCGCCCCCGCGCCTGGACCACCGAGCACGCGGAGACGCTGGAGGCGCTCGCCGCCTCCGTCGTCGCCGAGATCCGGCTGCGGCGCGACCTGCAGGAGCGGCGCGCCGCCGAGCAGGCGCTGGGCCGCCGCAACGGCCTGCTGGAGCTGCTGCGCGCGGTGGCCGACGACGCCAACCAGGCCGCCACCGTGGAGGAGGCGGTCGCGGCGTGCCTGGAGCGGGTCTGCTCGTACACCGGGTGGCCGGTGGGGCACGCATGCTTCGTGGACGGCGCGGGCGGGCTGGTGTCGGGGCACATCTGGCACCTGGACGAGGCGGAGCGCTACGCGTCGTTCCGCCAGGCGTCGGAAGCGGCGCGCTTCGCCGCCGGCGAGGGGCTGCCGGGGCGCGTGCTGGCCACCGGCGAGCCGGCGTGGGGGGTGGACGTGGCCAGCGACCCCGGCTTCATTCGCGCCAGCGCCGCGGCGGAGTGCGGGCTGCACGGCGCATTCGCCTTTCCGGTGCAGGCGCGCGGAAAGGTGGCGGCCGTGCTGGAGTTCTTTACCGAGTCCAGCCGCGAGCCGGACGCCGCGGTGCTGGACGTGATGCGCCACGTGGGCACGCAGATGGGGCGCGTGGCCGAGCGCGCGCACGCCCAGGAAGGGCTGCGACAGAGCGAGGAACGCACCCGCCGCATCGTGGAGTCCGCCCACGACGCCTTCGTGGCGATGGACGCGGAGGGGCGGGTGACGGATTGGAACGCCCGCGCCGAGCAGATCTTCGGGTGGACGCGCGCGGAGGCGTACGGCCGCTCCCTCGCCGAGCTGATCATTCCCCCGGAGCATGGCGCCCGGGTGGAGCGGCTCTTCCGCGAAGACGCGAAGCCCATCGTCAACCAGCGCGTGGAGGTCCCCGCCATCCACCGCGCCGGCTGCACCTTCCCGGTGGAGATGACGGTGACGCCGATCCGCGTGGGCGGGTCACAGATCTACACCGCCTTCCTGCACGACATCAGCGAGCGCAAGCGCGGCCAGGAGGAGCTGCGGCGCAAGGAGGAGTACTTCCGCGCCCTCATCGAGAAGGCTTCGGACCTCATCACCATCCTCGACGTCCAGGGGATGTTCCGCTACGAGAGCCCGGCGGTGTACGAGCTGTTCGGCTACGAGGGCGAGGAGCTGCGGGGGCGCAACGCCTTCGAGCTGATCCACCCCGACGACGTGCAGTCGGTGCTCGCCATCTTCGGCCAGATCCTCAGCCAGCCGGGTACGAGCGGCGAGGTGCCGTTCCGCTTCCTGCACAAGGATGGTTCGTGGCGCTGGCTGGGCGCGCGCGGCACCAACCTGCTGGAGCACCCGGCGGTGGGCGGCGTGGTGGTCAACTCGCGCGACATCACCGCCAGCCGCGCCGCCAAGGAAGCGCTCGGCGAGAGCCAGCGCATGCTCGCCACCCTCATGCGCAACCTTCCCGGGATGGCCTACCGCCGCCGCAACGAGGGCGCGGGGTGGCCGATGGAGTTCGTGAGCGGCGGCGCCACCGCGCTCACCGGCTACACCCCGGCCGATCTGGTGCCGGGCGGAACCGTCTCCTACGCATCGCTGGTGCACCCCGGCGACGCGGAGTACGTGCGCCGCCAGGTGGAGGCGGCGCTGGCCGAGGGGCGTCCGTTCGAGCTGGAGTACCGCATCCTCACCGCGTCGGGCGAGGCGCGCTGGGTGTGGGAGCAGGGGCTGGGCGTGCGCTCGGCCGATGGCGAGCTGGTCGCGCTGGAGGGCTTCATCGCGGACGTCACCGAGCGCAAGCAGGCGGAGGCGGAGCTGGTGCGCGCCAAGGAGAGCGCCGAGGCCGCCAACCGCGCCAAGAGCGAGTTCCTCTCGCAGATGAGCCACGAGCTGCGCACCCCGCTCAATTCGGTGATCGGCTTCACCAACGTGCTGCGCAAGAACAAGCGGGGCGCGCTGGGCGACCAGGAGCTCGGCTTCCTGGACCGCATCGCAAGCAACGGGGTGCACCTGCTGGGGCTGATCAACGACATCCTGGACCTTTCCAAGGTGGAGGCCGGCAAGGTGGAGGTGGAGCTGGCGCCGGTGGCGCTGGACGAGACGGTGAAGTCCATCATGACCGAGCTGCAGGGCGCGGTGCGCGACCGTCCCATCGAGCTGCGCGCGATGGTGCCCACCTCGCTCGCCACGCTGCAGGCGGACCAGGTGAAGCTCAAGCAGGTGCTGATCAACCTGGTGGGGAACGCGCTCAAGTTCACCGAGCGCGGCAGCGTGACGCTGGCGGTGACGACGGACGCGGCGGGGCGGGCGGTGCGCATAGACGTGGCGGACACGGGCGTCGGCATCCCGCGCGACCGGCTGACGGCGATCTTTCAGCCCTTTGAGCAGGCCGAGGTGGGGACGGCGCGCAGGTTCGGGGGCACGGGGCTGGGGCTGGCCATCTCCGCTTCGCTCTGCGAGCTGATGGGCTACCGGCTCCAGGTGCGGAGCGAGGAGGGGGTGGGGTCGGTGTTCAGCGTGATCCTGGCGCCGCACGCCCCGCAGCCCGACTTGGTGCCGTCGCTCGTGGCACCGGCGGTCGCGGTGGCGCACGCCGCCCCCGCCGAGCCGGTGGAGACGTCGTTCCTGGACGAGGGCGCCGCCGACTTCGGCGGGCGGCTGGTGCTGGTGATCGACGACGAGGCCGACTCGCGCATCCTCCTGGCCCATCACACGGAGGAGATGGGGTGCCGCACCGTCACCGCGGCGTCGGGCGAGGAGGGGCTGCGGCTGGCCCGCGAGCTTCGCCCCGACCTCATCACGCTGGACCTGCTGATGCCGGGGATGAACGGCTGGAACACGCTGCGCGAGCTGCAGGCGGACGCGGAGCTGCGCCACATCCCGGTGGTGGTGGTGAGCGTGCTGGCGGAGGAGAGCCGCCGCGACCTGGATGGCGCCGCCGAGCTGGTGGACAAGCCGGTGGGCCGCGGTCCGCTCCTCGCCGCGCTGCGCCGGGCGCTCGCCCGGGGCGTGCAGCGGGCGCTGGTGGTGGATGGTGACCCCGCCGCCCGCACCGCCGCCGCCGACCTGCTGCGCGCCGACGGGGTGGAGGTGCGGATGGCCGCCCACCCCCGCGCCGCCATGCGCATGCTGGACAGCTTCGCCCCGGACCTCGTCCTGCTGGACACCCCCGTGTCGGTGCCGGACGGGCGCGAGCTGATCCGCGCCCTGCACGACCGCTCGCGCCGCGGCGGGGTGGCGCCGCCGGTGGTGGTGGCCGCCATGCACCGCCGCGAGCAGGAGGCGGTGCACGCCGGGGCGGGACTGGACGCCTGCATGGTCCCCGCCGGATAG
- a CDS encoding response regulator: MKNIALVEDNPDNRMLVQALLDGEYCVTEYPDGPEALDGMRRAHPDLVLLDISLPGLDGVEVLRILRTDEALRALPVIALTAHAMSGDRDRFLDAGFDDYVTKPIIDEELLLGAIKRHVA, translated from the coding sequence ATGAAGAACATCGCCCTGGTCGAAGACAATCCGGACAACCGCATGCTCGTGCAGGCGCTCCTCGACGGGGAGTACTGCGTGACCGAGTACCCGGACGGCCCCGAGGCGCTGGACGGGATGCGGCGCGCGCACCCGGACCTCGTGCTCCTCGACATCTCCCTTCCCGGGCTGGATGGCGTGGAAGTGCTCCGCATCCTGCGCACGGACGAGGCGCTGCGCGCCCTTCCCGTCATCGCGCTGACGGCGCACGCCATGAGCGGCGACCGCGACCGCTTTCTGGACGCCGGCTTCGACGACTACGTCACCAAGCCCATCATCGACGAGGAGCTCCTCCTGGGAGCGATCAAGCGCCATGTCGCATGA
- a CDS encoding helix-turn-helix domain-containing protein, producing MTRAFTEPGSKLVVYGDRRLGKSSALDRAAEDARKQGVPVAIASLATAKDSADAAQRVLAAVRAAVGKGWREAMEQIAASLNATVEIKPSSEPGSLPSVAFGFGARDRGSEHRLLSKALDAVNTLLERRGTTLGIGLDEFQRIYEWGGEDAEWALKDVFERHRRIGYVLAGSKRHQIEAMVTKKGRALWKQVDLLAFGPIAADELAAWIAAHSGRTGVRIPLAEADAIVRYAGPRTRDVVQLARAVWDDYGRTGEAPDGAAAASMERLVREQAALRETVWRGLSTAQAKVMRALAAEPGLQAMSADASRRFGLGPKSTVSSALEALVEAELLARVGAAYEFDDPFFRRWVQVFVFPDLGLTAPPLGE from the coding sequence ATGACGCGGGCATTTACGGAGCCCGGTTCCAAGCTCGTCGTCTACGGAGACCGGCGGCTCGGAAAGTCGTCCGCCCTGGACCGCGCCGCCGAGGATGCCCGGAAACAGGGTGTGCCGGTGGCGATCGCCTCGCTTGCCACGGCCAAAGACTCAGCGGACGCGGCGCAGCGGGTTCTCGCGGCGGTGCGTGCAGCGGTGGGGAAAGGGTGGCGCGAGGCCATGGAACAGATCGCCGCCAGCCTGAACGCAACGGTCGAGATCAAGCCATCGTCCGAGCCCGGATCCCTGCCCTCCGTAGCGTTCGGCTTTGGCGCGCGCGACCGCGGCTCCGAGCACCGGCTCCTTTCGAAAGCGCTCGACGCGGTCAACACACTTCTCGAGCGGCGCGGCACCACCCTCGGGATCGGGCTGGACGAGTTCCAGCGGATCTACGAGTGGGGCGGAGAGGACGCGGAGTGGGCGCTGAAGGACGTCTTCGAGCGCCACCGCAGGATCGGCTACGTCCTGGCGGGCTCCAAGCGCCACCAGATCGAAGCGATGGTCACGAAGAAAGGACGCGCCCTCTGGAAGCAGGTGGACCTGCTCGCGTTCGGGCCCATCGCCGCGGACGAGCTCGCCGCGTGGATCGCTGCCCACTCGGGCCGCACCGGAGTCCGGATCCCGCTCGCCGAAGCGGATGCGATCGTACGGTACGCGGGCCCCCGCACGCGCGACGTCGTCCAGCTGGCGCGCGCCGTGTGGGACGACTACGGCCGCACCGGAGAAGCGCCGGATGGAGCCGCGGCGGCCTCGATGGAGCGGCTGGTGCGCGAGCAGGCCGCTCTGCGCGAGACGGTGTGGCGAGGACTATCTACAGCGCAAGCCAAGGTGATGCGTGCACTGGCGGCCGAGCCCGGGCTGCAGGCCATGAGCGCGGACGCCTCGCGGCGGTTCGGCCTGGGCCCCAAAAGTACGGTCAGCAGCGCCCTCGAAGCGCTCGTCGAGGCGGAGCTCCTCGCGCGCGTGGGAGCCGCGTACGAGTTCGACGACCCGTTCTTCCGGCGCTGGGTGCAGGTGTTCGTGTTTCCGGATCTGGGTCTCACCGCGCCGCCGCTGGGCGAATGA
- a CDS encoding Hpt domain-containing protein has product MTEDPFRAQPPGDPAALERLHRWGGDALRTQIVEMFLARAPDQIAAALAAAERGDAEEVRKVAHTLKSSAGQLGAVTLQRFCQDAERRAEAGEGSSLVPLAHALAAELERFRAWLYDPEGGGM; this is encoded by the coding sequence ATGACCGAAGACCCATTCCGCGCGCAACCGCCGGGAGACCCCGCCGCGCTGGAGCGGCTCCACCGCTGGGGGGGCGACGCGCTCCGCACGCAGATCGTGGAGATGTTCCTGGCCCGCGCTCCTGACCAGATCGCCGCCGCCCTCGCCGCCGCCGAGCGCGGCGACGCGGAGGAGGTGCGCAAGGTCGCCCACACCCTCAAGTCCAGCGCCGGCCAGCTCGGCGCCGTCACCCTGCAGCGCTTCTGCCAGGACGCCGAGCGCCGCGCCGAAGCCGGCGAGGGTTCGTCGCTCGTCCCCCTGGCGCACGCCCTGGCGGCCGAGCTGGAGCGATTCCGCGCGTGGCTGTACGATCCGGAGGGGGGCGGGATGTGA
- a CDS encoding response regulator — protein sequence MKILVADDDPLIVQILRAGLRAQGWDVVVAADAMQVSMFAMNAAPDAILLDINMPGGTGVTALKRLKQSVKTAHIPVVVLSGTTDPQIPDTVREMGAQTFLPKPVDLDEVVRVLNELLGTG from the coding sequence ATGAAGATTCTGGTTGCGGACGACGATCCGCTGATCGTACAGATCCTCCGCGCGGGGCTGCGTGCCCAGGGCTGGGACGTGGTCGTGGCCGCGGACGCCATGCAGGTGTCGATGTTCGCCATGAACGCGGCCCCGGACGCGATCCTGCTGGACATCAACATGCCCGGCGGCACGGGGGTCACGGCCCTCAAGCGCCTCAAGCAGTCGGTGAAGACCGCGCACATCCCCGTCGTCGTGCTGAGCGGCACCACCGACCCCCAGATCCCCGACACCGTGCGCGAGATGGGCGCGCAGACCTTTCTGCCCAAGCCCGTGGACCTGGACGAGGTGGTGCGGGTCCTCAACGAGCTGCTGGGCACGGGCTGA
- a CDS encoding (2Fe-2S)-binding protein: MKDLLTLRVNGDVHEVAVPTHWTLLEALRYAVGLTGSKQGCDKGDCGACTVWVDGVPTLSCITPVYEGVGHEVRTVEGLAGFRTAPGTPHPLQDAFDLCGAAQCGFCTPGILMSAAALLEENTAPTRDEIREALSGNLCRCTGYTKILDAVEMAAGRMQETTR, encoded by the coding sequence ATGAAGGACCTGCTCACCCTACGCGTAAACGGCGACGTCCACGAGGTGGCCGTCCCCACGCACTGGACGCTCCTGGAAGCGCTGCGCTACGCCGTGGGGCTCACCGGCAGCAAGCAGGGGTGCGACAAGGGCGACTGCGGCGCGTGCACCGTGTGGGTAGACGGCGTGCCGACGCTCTCGTGCATCACGCCGGTGTACGAGGGGGTGGGGCACGAGGTGCGGACGGTGGAGGGGCTGGCCGGCTTCCGCACGGCGCCGGGGACGCCGCACCCGCTGCAGGACGCCTTCGACCTGTGCGGCGCCGCGCAGTGCGGCTTCTGCACCCCGGGGATCCTGATGAGCGCGGCCGCCCTCCTGGAGGAGAACACGGCGCCCACGCGCGACGAGATCCGCGAGGCGCTCTCCGGCAACCTGTGCCGGTGCACCGGCTACACCAAGATCCTGGACGCGGTGGAGATGGCGGCCGGGCGCATGCAGGAGACGACGCGATGA